A stretch of candidate division WOR-3 bacterium DNA encodes these proteins:
- a CDS encoding biotin transporter BioY has protein sequence MLTKSLTFVKEEIKEIVLILFFSLLTAISSKIKIEIGVVPITFQTFAVFLSGIILGGKRGALSQLTYLILGLLGLPLFSRGGGIYYIFSPTFGYIIGFIFASYISGFIKEYKLNLLLSLLVLIFANITIYIFGLLYLINFIPKEKLLMIGLYPFIIGDLYKIFLLLLLKTTLPQVHLE, from the coding sequence AGATAGTTCTTATTTTATTCTTTTCTTTGCTAACGGCTATTTCTTCCAAAATTAAAATTGAAATTGGTGTTGTGCCGATAACTTTTCAGACCTTTGCTGTTTTTCTTTCCGGTATTATTTTAGGTGGTAAAAGAGGTGCCTTATCCCAATTAACTTATTTAATTTTAGGTCTTTTGGGATTACCTCTTTTTTCTCGCGGTGGCGGAATATATTATATTTTCTCACCAACCTTTGGCTACATTATCGGTTTTATCTTTGCTTCTTACATTAGTGGATTTATAAAAGAATATAAATTGAACCTTTTACTCTCTTTATTAGTTTTAATTTTTGCTAATATTACAATTTATATCTTTGGACTTTTATATCTTATAAACTTTATTCCTAAAGAGAAATTATTAATGATAGGTCTATATCCCTTTATTATTGGTGACCTATATAAAATTTTCTTACTTCTTTTATTAAAAACCACCCTTCCGCAAGTCCATCTTGAGTAA